GGAGGCGGCGATTCTCTGTAATAATTGTGGGAGTCATGCTGGACAGGGGAGTTTTGCGAGGTGCGATCGCATTGGCATCATTGCCAACTAAACCAAAGGCATTAGGCACTCCTAGCGCCGCAGCAAAATCATCCATCTCATTGTTGAGAACAATCCCAGTTCCTGGTGTGATGACACCAGCACCAAAGCCGAGGTTAATCGTAAAAGTCAGACTTACCGCGTTGCGTTGTTCATCTACAACTGTAAGATGACTTGTTTCAAGAGATTCAGAAGATTTGGAATTTTGAGATGATTGAGAATTTTGAATCGTATTGAGTCCAGGCTTGACCTGAGTTGAAGGTCTAGCCATTTTCATATTAATTTCTTGACGGCGTTTTTGAGTGTAAGCAGGGCTAATCAGTTGTTGTACAGGAACTTTGACAAAATCAGGATCTCCTAAATATTGCGAACGGTCAGCATAAGCAATCTTCATTGCTTCTACTATTAAATGTATGGCATCGGGATGATGCCATCCCAAAGATTTTAAATCAGTATCACCGATAATATTTAAAATCTGCAATAGGTGAACACCTCCCGATGATGGTGGCGGCATTGAACAAATTTGCGCTTTGCGGAAATTTCCACAAACGGGAGTGCGCCAAATTGGTTTGTAAGCTTTGAGGTCTTCTAAAGTAATTAAACCACCGTTTTTTGCCATATCAGAAGCGATCGCACGAGCTATACTCCCGGTGTAAAAACTCTGAGGATTTTGAGCAATTGCTGCTAATGTACGTGCTAAGTCACGCTGTACTAGCCTTTCTCCAGGCTGATAAAATTCTCTGTTATGTATGAAAATTTCCCGCGCCGCCTGATTTTTGAGAATTTCTTGCTGGCGGTTCTTGTACTCTGAGATCGAACGCCAAGTAGTTTGAGGGCTGAGGATAAAGCCATCTTTAGCCAGAGCGATTGCAGGTTTCACCACCTCTTGCCAAGGTAGTT
This region of Nostoc sp. UHCC 0302 genomic DNA includes:
- the ggt gene encoding gamma-glutamyltransferase → MATLYNYKRVVIAVFSFGVLVYSQIASATVTLPLRSKKGMVVSAHPLASEAGISMLRKGGNAVDAAVATTFAISVVEPFSAGIGGGGFLLMHSQGTGEMKALDFRERAPLKATKNMYLDAQGKVRPNASVNGYLAVATPGTVAGLYEVQRRYGKLPWQEVVKPAIALAKDGFILSPQTTWRSISEYKNRQQEILKNQAAREIFIHNREFYQPGERLVQRDLARTLAAIAQNPQSFYTGSIARAIASDMAKNGGLITLEDLKAYKPIWRTPVCGNFRKAQICSMPPPSSGGVHLLQILNIIGDTDLKSLGWHHPDAIHLIVEAMKIAYADRSQYLGDPDFVKVPVQQLISPAYTQKRRQEINMKMARPSTQVKPGLNTIQNSQSSQNSKSSESLETSHLTVVDEQRNAVSLTFTINLGFGAGVITPGTGIVLNNEMDDFAAALGVPNAFGLVGNDANAIAPRKTPLSSMTPTIITENRRLRMAVGTPGGSTIITQVLQIILNVLEYNMNVGAAVSLPRIHHQWLPDELRVEPWGLDALTLQDLRRRGHKIKETNPWGNANAIVVTEDGTLEAAADPRGEGSPRGW